Genomic DNA from Bacillus sp. SM2101:
TTGTGTTTCTCCATTATACAAAAATGTACCCTATAGGGAGACTTTTTTAAAGTGTCTACTCTATAGGGTACATTTTATCTATACCATCTGGTTTTTTATTTTGGCTGTTTTTGCATTGATTGTAGTTTTTCATATTAAGAAGAAAACACGTACACAACTAGAGTTCGTGGCATCTTTTCTTTTGTACAACAATGACTAACAATATAAAACAACTTATTATAGTACTTATTTAGATAACAATAGCAACAATGATTACGAGAAAAGCTTTATTTTTCTATGTGCATACATGAATAAATAATTAATGAAACTTAGGGATTATGATAAATCTTCGTCAGTGATGAAATAGGTTTTTAAATAAGAAGGTCGAGGGAAAAACGATTTGTAGTGATCAACGCCTTCCGGAGTTCCTCTTTTTTCATGAGTTTTTTCGTATGCGTTGGACTTTTGCCAATTTTGGTAGCTTTGTTCATTATGCCATACTGTAATAATGATATATGTATCGCTGTTCATTGGCCTTAAAATACGCATCGCAATAAACCCAGGTTCTTTGTCAATAAGACCGGGGCGCTTGCTAAATCTATACTCAAAGACAGGTCTTCCTTCCTCTGATACTGGAACGTGATTCATAACAACATAGCCTTTTAGTGGGAAGCTACCTTCTGAATCTAGCACATCATATTTTCGAGGTTCGTTAAAGACACAATTTCGGTTGGTTTCATGTAATAATAAAGTTTGATCTTCGTTTTGCATGAGAACGATTAGCTCGTTAGAAAACTCATCTTTTTTGGTTTTTAAATAATGATACGTACCATGTGTCAGATAAATTTTCATCATTCATCACCTCACTATCATTATAACAATTTCTCCCATTGTCCCAATCCATAAAATTGAAAAAATTGTTAACTTTTTTAGAAAAGCGAAGTCGATTTTAATATAAATTCTTTCAACACCCTGTGAGCAACGGTGAATATCGTCATCAGTGACTCCCCTCGACAAGTTTGGAGCATCAAGTCATGAAGGACTTTTTGTCTTTATAGATTGAAGCGAAACGATTCGAGAGGCTTGGAGAACGAGGTATATCAGTAACAATATCCTAGGACGAGTGGGTAAGTATTAATTGTGTCATGCTGGACAAAGCGCTTATTCTTAGGCTCTTTCCCCATTCATTGTTGTTTTGCGTATTAAGTTTCATACTTAACAACTAGATTTCCAGGTATCTTTTCTTGTTAAACGACATCTTGAGCACAACAAAATTTACGAAAAGAGCTTTTAAGAATAACAACAAACTTTACAAAAAGAGCTTAATCTTTTTACATATTGTGAAACATTTACATGAATAATAATTAATAGTTGCATGAATGAATAATTCAATATAGTATAGCTGTACTGTCGAGGTCGCTATCAAGTTGTCAGTTTTATCATGCGTCATTTGGAGGTGATGTTACGTGCTTAAAGTGATTGGTAAAGCAAGTGTAATTATATTTTTTACTTTTTTTGTCGGATTAGTTGCATATTTATTTATAATATATGCTGGAGATTATGTAGTTGATGAAAAAAAGCTTGTGATGAACTCTGCTTCAACATTAGTAAGTGATGAGGATGAGTTAATTGCAAAGCTTTTTATAGAGAACAGAGAATTGGTCTCTATCCAAGACATTCCTAAACATGTACAGCAGGCATTTATATCAGTGGAGGATGAACGTTTCTATAATCATCATGGAGTTGATTTAAGAGCCATTATGAGGGCATTATATAGAGATATTACTGAAGGAAAGAAGGTGGAGGGAGGAAGTACGATAACACAACAGCTCGCTAAAAACATCTTCCTTTCCAATGAAAAAACGTGGCTACGAAAAACAAAAGAAGTAATTATCGCCCTTAATTTAGAAAAAAAATATAGTAAACAAGAACTGCTAGAAATGTATTTGAACCAAATATATTTTGGGCACGGTGCTTATGGGATTGAAGCTGCTTCCCAATTATATTTTAACAAACATGTGTCTGAACTAACTG
This window encodes:
- a CDS encoding antibiotic biosynthesis monooxygenase, whose amino-acid sequence is MKIYLTHGTYHYLKTKKDEFSNELIVLMQNEDQTLLLHETNRNCVFNEPRKYDVLDSEGSFPLKGYVVMNHVPVSEEGRPVFEYRFSKRPGLIDKEPGFIAMRILRPMNSDTYIIITVWHNEQSYQNWQKSNAYEKTHEKRGTPEGVDHYKSFFPRPSYLKTYFITDEDLS